CGATGGCCGAGGACGTCGGCATCGGCACCCGCGCCGGCTTCTATGACGAGACCGGCGCCGCCCGCGACGTGCTGCAGAACCACCTGCTCCAGCTGCTGGCGCTCACCGCGATGGAGGAGCCGGTCAGCTTCGGCGCGGAGACGATCCGCACCGAGAAGATCAAGACTCTGCGCGCGGTGTCGCTGCCGACCGACCTGGCCCACTACGCGATCCGTGGCCAGTACGAGCAGGGCTGGCTCGCCGGCGAACGGGGGCGCAGCTACCTCGACGAGGAGAACATCCCGCCCACGTCGACGACCGAGACCTATGCGGCGGTGAAGCTGGGCATCGAGACCCGCCGCTGGGCCGGCGTCCCGTTCTACCTGCGCACCGGCAAGCGGCTGCCCCGCCGGGTCACCGAGATCGCGATCAGCTTCAAGCAGGCGCCGCACCTGCCCTTCGACGCGACCGACACCACCGAGCTCGGCCACAACCAGCTGGTCGTCCGGGTACAGCCGGACGAGGGCGTGACGCTGAAGTACGGCTCCAAGGTGCCGGGAACCGCGATGGAGGTCCGCGACGTCGCGATGGAGTTCCTGTTCGGCGAGGCGTTCACCGAGGCGCTGCCGGAGGCCTACGAGCGGCTGATCCTCGACGTCCTGCTCGGCGACGCGATGCTGTTCCCGGACAACGCCGAAGTCGAGGAGTCGTGGCGGATCATCGACCCGCTCGAGGAGTTCTGGTCCGGGACCAAGCCGTTCCCGTACCGGTCCGGCAGCTGGGGACCGGCCGCGGCCGACGAGATGCTCGCCCGCGACGGCCGCCGCTGGCGCCGGCCCTGACATGGTTCGCTCCGTCCGGGCTGTGTCTCTGGTTCGCTCCGTCCGGGCGCGGCGCTCCGGCCCCGTACTCGCTTCGCTCCCACGGGACCTCCGCGCCGCGTCCTCCTCCGCGAACGGGCGCTCCGGCGACCTCCGCTGCGGCCCAACCCCATCGCTTCGCTCGGGGCCGGGCCTCCGCGGAGGCACGCCTACGCGCCAGCTCGGTCGCGTCTCGTGTGAACGGAACAATCACCATGAACTCTGCGGGGGCACATCGCTGAGCTCGTGGCCGCGCCTCCGCGTGCACCGTCAGCCCGCCCTCCTCGTCACAAGGAGCTCACTGTGACCACTCTCTGGGATACGACCGGGTCGGCGGTGGTCAAGGCGCTGTCGGCGGAGCGGCGGGCGGCGGGGGCGCTCGCCTTCGGGCTCGCGCTCACGCTCGTCGTGGTCGTCGACGAGAAGAACGTCGCGGCCGCCGAGAGCGCGGCCACGGCCGCCGCGGCCGCGCACCCGTGCCGGCTGCTGATCGTGGTGCGCCGCCAGATCGACGCGCCGCACCCGCGGCTGGACGCCGAGGTCTCGATCGGCGGGGGGCTCGGCCCCGGCGAGGCGATCGTGATGCGGATGTACGGCCGGCTGGCGCTGCACGCCGAGTCGGTGGTGCTGCCGCTGCTGGCCTCTGACGCGCCGGTGGTCACCTGGTGGCAGGACGAGCCGCCGACGCGGATCGCGTTCGACCCGCTCGGGGTGTTCGCCGACCGGCGGGTGACCGACTGCGACCGGGCGCCCGACCCGCTGGCCGCGCTGCGGCTGCGCGCGGCCGACTTCGAGCCGGGCGACACCGATCTCGCCTGGACGAGGATCTCCGGCTGGCGCACGCTGCTCGCCGCCGCGTTCGACGGACGCTCCGACCGTCCGCGCTCGGCCCACATCGACGCCGAACCGACCGACCCGAGCGCCCAGCTGTTCGCCGGGTGGCTGCGGGCGAAGCTCGGGGTGCCGGTCGACGTGGCGGGCACCGGGAAGCGCGGGATCCAGGCCGTCCGGGTGGCCGTCGACGACGGTGAGGTCGCGGTGGCCCGCGCCGACACCCGCTCGGGCACCATCACCAGGCCCGGGGTGCCGGCGCGCCGGCTGCCGCTGCGCCAGCTCGACGTCGGCGACCTGCTCGCCGAGGAGCTGCGCCGCCTCGACCACGACGTCATCTACGCGGAGGCGCTGTCCGCCTGGAGCGGCATCCCCGATCTGGCCAGGCGCTCGGGACACCGCGAGCACATCTGGCAGGACCCGATGGAGTCACCGCCCGCCGTCGCGGCGGCGGCGGCACCCGCGGCCGGAGCCGACAGCGGGCCGGTGGCGGGAGGCGGCAGCTGATGGAGCTGATCGTGCACCCGGACGCCGGCCTGCTCGCGAAGGCCGCGGCCGCCCGGCTCATCACCGCGCTCGTCGACGCGCAGTCTCAGCGCGGCGAGGCCTCGATGGTGCTGACCGGCGGTGGCATCGGCATCGCGCTGCTGCGCGCCGTCCGCACGAGTCCGGCGCTGGACGCGGTCAACTGGTCGAAGGTGGACGTCTGGTGGGGAGACGAGCGGTTCGTGCCCGCCGACTCCCGGGACCGCAACTCCAGCCAGGCCCGCGAGGCGCTGCTCGACCATGTGCCCGTCGACGAGAAGCGGGTGTTCGAGGCGGGTGCCCTCGCCCCGGCGGGCGGGTCCGTGGGCGTGGCTGGTGGCTACGCGAAGCCAGAGCAGGCCGCCGCCGACTACGCGGCGGCGCTCGCCGCCCGCGCGCCGGCGGGCACGGCCGTGCCGGCGTTCGACGTGCTGCTGCTCGGCATCGGCCCCGAGGGCCACGTCGCGTCGATCTTCCCGCACTCCCCCGCCGCGGCCGCGACGGAGCCGGTCGTCGCCGTCCGCGACTGCCCCAAGCCACCGCCCAACCGGGTCTCGTTCACCTTCTCGACCATCCAGGCCGCCAGGCAGGTGTGGGTGATCGCCGCCGGCGAGGAGAAGGCGGACGCCGTGGCCACGGCCGTCACGGGCGCCGATCCGCTGGACCTGCCCGCGGCCGGCGCTCGTGGCCTGGAACGCACCCTCTGGCTCGTCGACCGCGCGGCCGCCTCCCGTTCCAGCCTGAGCACCTGAGGCCGGTTCTCGCCGGCGCGGCGCCGATGGCGTCGAGTCCCCGTGACGGTGAAATCCCGTTGCGGGCCCTAGGGGTGTGACCCAGACTTGATCTCGTGTTGGTGACCTTCTCGCCTGACGAGACGCGCAGCGGTGGGTCGGTCGCATCGATCATCCGGCCAGACGGGGTGGTCCTGCGGCTCACGTCCTACGACCGGAAGTACTCCGTGCCGCACGACCTGGCGCATTTCGTCGCCGAACGCGAGTTCCGCATGGCCCGGGGCTTCTGGGGCAGCGTCGCGTCCGGGGTCATGTTCGCCAGCATGCGAGTGGTTGCCGGTCGTCCTCGTCATGACGCGGAGCGGCGGTCCCGGGCGATCCTCGCCGCGAACCAGCGGCACCTCATGCTGGCCGAGGTGGTGGCCGGCGTCGTGCACCGGGCGGTCGACGAGGTGGACCAGGGCGTCGAGGCCGCGCTGACCGCCGCCTGGGGCAGCGTCGGTACCGGCGCGCCGCCGTTCGACCCGGCCGGCGGGCCGGCGGCCGCGCGGCGGCTGCGGGAGCTGCGCGACCAGTGGCGGGAGCTCCCGCCGGGCGGCGAGCTGGCGTTGACGTGGGATGTCCCGGCCCAGGCGGCTCCCGGTGTTCCTCAGTCCCGGCACCGCGCCGCCGTCCGCGCGGACGGTGGCCGCCGGGGCGGCGGCCACCGCTGACACCACCGAGCCTCCGGATCCGCGCTATCCCCGGGTAAGCGTGGCCAGGCCGGCGGAGGTGACGACCGTGGGGTCGTAGTAATAGCCGAGCGTCCCGTCACCGTTCAGGGTGAGCCTGACTCGGAAGACGCCGATGCAGACCATGTTGTTCTGCGTCAGGATCTCCTGGACGTCCATCTGGGCCACGCCCGCCTCCCGCAGCACGAGGTCCGCGACACAGCCCTCGGACGACCGCGACGTGCCGACGGTCTGGCCGATGACACCGCCCCGCAGGTCCAGCGTCACCTCGAAACGGATCGGGGGCAGGGTGAAGGTCGAACCGTCCGGCGCCACGCCGGACGTGTCCACGCCCTGGGTGACGGTGCCGTGCCAGCGGCCGAGCATGCCCACCGGCACGACGCCAGCGCCGTTGGCGCCGCCGGTTGCGGCAATGCCCCCGCTGCCACCGGTGCCGGCGGTCGCCGCGGCTCCCGTACCGGCCGCGGTGGCGCCGGCTGGGCCCGACGCCGCCGCGGACGTCACGCCGCCGGAGGGCGCCGTCCCGGCCCGCGTGGACGAGGGCGGCGAAGGGCCGGTTCCGCCACGCGCCGCCCCGATTCCCCAGGCGGCCAGCCCCAGAAGCAGGAGAACGGCGACCACCGCGGCCACGCCGGGCGGCACGGGCAGCGGCAACGGGCGGTGAAGGCCCGCACGGCCGCCGCCGCCGCCGTCTTCGCCAGGCCCACCGGCCGCCGGGTCCAGCTGGCCCAACGGCACTGGTGCGGCACTCGACGCCCCCGGCCGCCCCAACCGCGGAGGCGTCGTCGTCGGCGGCTCGGGTGCGGGCGGCTTGGATCCGGGCGGCTCGGGCGCCCGCCCGTGGGGAGACCGCTCTGCCAGCGGACCGTCGGGTAGCGGCGGCCGGTCGGGCGGCGACGCGTGGAGAACCGGTACGCCCGCCGGAGGGGAGATGGGTCCTGGTCCATCGGGAGACGGCGGGAGCTGCGCCGCAGGCCTGGCGTCGTTGGTGAGGAGGCGCAGGGCGCGGGTAAGCAGGGCGGCGGCGCCGTCGGCGCGCAGCCGA
Above is a window of Pseudofrankia saprophytica DNA encoding:
- the zwf gene encoding glucose-6-phosphate dehydrogenase; the protein is MAPTAGGNPLRDPRDRRLPRLPDASALVVFGVTGDLSRKKLIPAVYDLANRGLLPPGFVLLGFARRDWEGHEPFIEFARESAEKGARTPFREETWDRLASSIRFVRGSFDDDAGFDRLAEELRSLESSHGIFGNAAFYLSIPPSAFPVVLKQMERTGLADEAKAGGWRRVVVEKPFGHDLKSARELNSLVDEVFGKADVFRIDHYLGKETVQNLFALRFANTLFEPIWNSQFVDSVQITMAEDVGIGTRAGFYDETGAARDVLQNHLLQLLALTAMEEPVSFGAETIRTEKIKTLRAVSLPTDLAHYAIRGQYEQGWLAGERGRSYLDEENIPPTSTTETYAAVKLGIETRRWAGVPFYLRTGKRLPRRVTEIAISFKQAPHLPFDATDTTELGHNQLVVRVQPDEGVTLKYGSKVPGTAMEVRDVAMEFLFGEAFTEALPEAYERLILDVLLGDAMLFPDNAEVEESWRIIDPLEEFWSGTKPFPYRSGSWGPAAADEMLARDGRRWRRP
- the pgl gene encoding 6-phosphogluconolactonase encodes the protein MELIVHPDAGLLAKAAAARLITALVDAQSQRGEASMVLTGGGIGIALLRAVRTSPALDAVNWSKVDVWWGDERFVPADSRDRNSSQAREALLDHVPVDEKRVFEAGALAPAGGSVGVAGGYAKPEQAAADYAAALAARAPAGTAVPAFDVLLLGIGPEGHVASIFPHSPAAAATEPVVAVRDCPKPPPNRVSFTFSTIQAARQVWVIAAGEEKADAVATAVTGADPLDLPAAGARGLERTLWLVDRAAASRSSLST
- a CDS encoding glucose-6-phosphate dehydrogenase assembly protein OpcA, producing the protein MTTLWDTTGSAVVKALSAERRAAGALAFGLALTLVVVVDEKNVAAAESAATAAAAAHPCRLLIVVRRQIDAPHPRLDAEVSIGGGLGPGEAIVMRMYGRLALHAESVVLPLLASDAPVVTWWQDEPPTRIAFDPLGVFADRRVTDCDRAPDPLAALRLRAADFEPGDTDLAWTRISGWRTLLAAAFDGRSDRPRSAHIDAEPTDPSAQLFAGWLRAKLGVPVDVAGTGKRGIQAVRVAVDDGEVAVARADTRSGTITRPGVPARRLPLRQLDVGDLLAEELRRLDHDVIYAEALSAWSGIPDLARRSGHREHIWQDPMESPPAVAAAAAPAAGADSGPVAGGGS
- a CDS encoding serine/threonine-protein kinase; its protein translation is MGTEATAGHVEPVEPVGPAEVALPAGPTGAIGRLIAGRYRLADLIGVGAMGAVWLARDELLHVDVAVKEIRPPFAFAGPGVAGGAGGPGGGAHDGAGGNGAQGADGGSADGWVASTATWVAQALQEARSAAQLRANPHVVTVHDAVVDDGAPWIVMEAVAARSLQEAVARDGPCPLAEVARIGLAVLDALVAGQRLGVVHRDVKPSNILLAHDGRVLLTDFGIAASAADPTLTHQPVGAGLPSGTPAYMAPERLRGGPATLTADLFALGATLFYAADGLAPFHRDSLLASLHAVLNHQPEPARDVGPLAPVIAGLLTKDPGARLRADGAAALLTRALRLLTNDARPAAQLPPSPDGPGPISPPAGVPVLHASPPDRPPLPDGPLAERSPHGRAPEPPGSKPPAPEPPTTTPPRLGRPGASSAAPVPLGQLDPAAGGPGEDGGGGGRAGLHRPLPLPVPPGVAAVVAVLLLLGLAAWGIGAARGGTGPSPPSSTRAGTAPSGGVTSAAASGPAGATAAGTGAAATAGTGGSGGIAATGGANGAGVVPVGMLGRWHGTVTQGVDTSGVAPDGSTFTLPPIRFEVTLDLRGGVIGQTVGTSRSSEGCVADLVLREAGVAQMDVQEILTQNNMVCIGVFRVRLTLNGDGTLGYYYDPTVVTSAGLATLTRG